Part of the Williamsia sp. DF01-3 genome, CGGCCAGAACGCCGGCGATGATGGCCCAGATCAACATGACGACAAGAGCCGACCATGCGTGCCCGATCGCGTTGCCGAGCCCCCACCACAGGGCGATGGACAGGAACAGGAGTACGAAGTAGCCGGCCACCGCAGCGCCTGCCAGCATTCCTGAGCCCTTGCCCACCCTGCTGGCGGTCTGAGTGGCTTCGGCTTTCGCGAGTGCGAGTTCTTGTCGGACGAGAATGGACAAGTCTTCGCTCACATTCGAGAGCAGCTCGCCTATCGACGGCGGGTTGGTCTCGGCTCCCTCTCCCGGGTGTGCGCCGTACGGGGCGCTCATGGGTTCACGCCCGGCGCCGGCGGCTGCTGGTAGCCGGGCTGCTGCTGGTAACCGGGGGCGACCGTGTAGGGCGGCGGCTCGGGGGTATATCCGGGCTGGGCCGGTGGCGC contains:
- a CDS encoding phage holin family protein, whose translation is MSAPYGAHPGEGAETNPPSIGELLSNVSEDLSILVRQELALAKAEATQTASRVGKGSGMLAGAAVAGYFVLLFLSIALWWGLGNAIGHAWSALVVMLIWAIIAGVLAVLGRTALRKAKGLPQTTDTVKNIPGALTPHPQERS